A genomic segment from Poecilia reticulata strain Guanapo linkage group LG3, Guppy_female_1.0+MT, whole genome shotgun sequence encodes:
- the mical2a gene encoding protein-methionine sulfoxide oxidase MICAL2 isoform X4 has translation MGKMEEESDNVGKLFENFIQASTCKGTLQAFNVLCRRLDLDPANHNTFYSSLKAKVTSWKAKALWSKLDKRISHKEYKKGQACVGTKCLIIGGGPCGLRTAIELALMGAKVVVIEKRDSFSRHNVLHLWPYTIHDLRGLGAKKFYGKFCAGAIDHISIQQLQLILLKVALIVAVEFHINVEFIKLLEPPEDQQNEAIGWRAAIRPADHPVADFEFDVVVGADGRRNTLEGFKRKEFRGKLAIAITANFINRNTTAEAKVEEISGVAFIFNQKFFLDLKEETGIDLENIVYYKDSTHYFVMTAKKQSLLDKKVVINDYMDTQMLLSSENVNQEALLSYAREAADFGTNYQLPTLDYAMNHCGQPDVAMFDFTSMHASENAALVRERYGHQLLVALVGDSLLEPFWPMGTGCARGFLAAFDTAWMVKSWAEGRTVLEVLAERESIYRLLPQTTPENIAKNFDQYTIDPSTRYPNLNSSCVRPHQVRHLYVTGELNSCSLERAATIRRPVNLYRRESEIRPSRLLSWCQKQTEGYRNVSITDLTSSWRSGIALCALIHRFKPQLIDFDSLNEEDHAANLQQAFDISDREFGIRPFTSALDLSAGEELDKTRMIAYLSKFYELFRGTPLPSSADSRRVDENNEEYPSEEVKANNNDLNLALTRKRVPKDEKKSDGTDSMYKRRRRFFYLEEATNMRSNGSSVQHEREPKENKVRSMASQLQAKFENKSSYTFQKAQSDCESLSVLPNLSQIDLRPVGIRSPVLPKPSSMTQFEKSIRKAAEQLANLPPKTLPKPQLRPQPQHPFLVVKLRHVDQTLAETTPQPERESPEPPASPPPSCRSAICFMTRVLHRLREVDEHVSEKKAQTQQVRAFQTKSIKEKAVHLSGLLSGDSPDVLKGSSIRRTFSQSADKCYSCSKRVYMVERVCAEGVYFHRECFRCSTCNCSLPQGAHAFNSEEGKLYCKLHFHQRNNGTNLRRTFSLPPNRNRAQDRIAAEGEGSQSSSSAELESPPSAADDFYEAFEAHGWLGEITF, from the exons ATGGgaaagatggaggaggagagcgaCAACGTCGGGAAGCTGTTTGAGAACTTCATCCAGGCCTCCACCTGTAAAGGGACTCTGCAGGCCTTCAACGTCCTCTGCAGACGTTTGGACCTTGATCCGGCGAACCACAACACTTTCTACAGCAGCCTGAAGGCGAAGGTCACCTCTTGGAAGGCCAAAGCACTTTGGAGCAAGTTGGACAAAAGGATATCCCACAAGGAGTACAAGAAAGGTCAAGCTTGTGTGGGGACAAAG TGCCTCATCATCGGAGGAGGTCCGTGTGGCTTGCGGACCGCCATAGAGCTTGCCTTGATGGGTGCCAAGGTGGTGGTGATTGAGAAGAGGGATTCTTTTTCGAGGCACAACGTGCTCCATCTTTGGCCCTACACCATCCATGACCTGCGGGGCCTCGGGGCCAAAAAGTTCTACGGAAAGTTCTGCGCCGGAGCCATCGACCACATCA GCATTCAGCAGTTGCAGCTCATCCTCCTGAAGGTGGCTCTGATCGTCGCTGTGGAGTTTCACATCAACGTGGAGTTTATTAAGCTGCTGGAGCCTCCAGAAGATCAGCAAAACGAAG CGATTGGGTGGAGGGCCGCAATCCGACCTGCGGATCACCCGGTGGCTGACTTTGAGTTTGATGTGGTGGTGGGGGCCGATGGGCGGAGAAACACGCTGGAAG GTTTCAAAAGGAAAGAGTTCAGAGGTAAACTGGCAATCGCCATCACCGCCAACTTTATCAACAGGAACACAACTGCGGAGGCAAAAGTAGAGGAGATCAGCGGAGTGGCCTTCATTTTCAACCAGAAGTTCTTTCTTGACCTCAAAGAAGAGACAG GCATTGATCTGGAGAACATCGTCTATTACAAGGACAGCACACATTACTTCGTCATGACGGCAAAGAAACAAAGTCTGCTGGACAAAAAAGTGGTCATCAAT GATTACATGGACACTCAGATGCTGCTGAGCAGTGAAAATGTCAACCAGGAAGCCCTTCTGAGCTACGCCCGAGAAGCTGCTGACTTTGGCACCAACTACCAACTTCCCACCCTCGATTACGCCATGAATCACTGCGGGCAGCCAGATGTGGCCATGTTTGACTTCACAAGCATGCATGCGTCCGAGAACGCCGCTCTGGTCAGGGAGAGATACGGACACCAGCTGCTGGTGGCGCTAGTTGGCGACAGTCTGTTGGAG CCCTTCTGGCCAATGGGGACTGGTTGTGCCAGAGGTTTCCTGGCTGCGTTCGACACGGCCTGGATGGTAAAGAGCTGGGCTGAAGGTCGGACGGTTCTGGAAGTTCTGGCAGAAAG GGAGAGTATTTATCGACTTCTGCCACAAACTACTCCAGAAAACATTGCCAAAAACTTTGACCAGTACACCATAGACCCTTCAACTCGATACCCCAACCTCAACTCCTCTTGCGTTAGGCCTCACCAA gtgcGTCATCTGTACGTCACTGGAGAGCTAAATTCCTGCTCCCTGGAGCGTGCTGCTACCATACGACGGCCTGTCAATCTCTACAGACGAG AGTCTGAGATCCGGCCGTCGCGGCTCCTTTCCTGGTGCCAGAAACAGACCGAGGGCTACAGGAATGTCTCCATCACAGACCTGACGTCGTCTTGGAGAAGCGGCATCGCCCTGTGTGCCCTCATTCACAGATTTAAACCCCAGCTGAT AGACTTTGACTCTTTAAATGAGGAAGACCACGCCGCGAACCTCCAGCAAGCTTTCGACATCAGCGATCGGGAGTTCGGGATTCGCCCGTTCACTTCTGCTTTGGACTTGAGCGCCGGTGAGGAGCTGGACAAAACCAGGATGATCGCTTACCTGTCGAAGTTCTACGAACTTTTCCGTGGGACTCCTCTACCTTCGTCGG CAGATTCCAGAAGAGTGgatgaaaacaatgaagaaTATCCCTCAGAGGAAGTCAAAGCTAATAATAATGATCTCAATCTTGCACTGACAAGGAAGCGGGTGCCAAAG GATGAGAAGAAGTCGGACGGTACAGACTCCATGTACAAAAGGAGGCGAAGGTTCTTCTACCTGGAGGAG GCCACTAACATGCGTAGTAACGGCTCATCAGTCCAACACGAACGGGAacccaaagaaaacaaagttcgCTCAATGGCTTCGCAGCTACAGGCCAAGtttgaaaacaagagcagctaCACGTTTCAAAAAGCACAG TCAGACTGTGAGTCGCTCTCGGTGCTCCCTAATCTTAGTCAGATTGATCTTCGGCCTGTTGGGATCAGGTCTCCGGTCCTACCTAAGCCGTCTTCGATGACACAG tttgaaaaaagtATCAGAAAAGCGGCTGAACAGTTAGCCAACCTTCCTCCAAAGACTCTGCCAAAACCCCAGCTCCGTCCTCAGCCCCAGCATCCATTTTTAGTCGTGAAGCTCAGACATGTTGATCAAACTCTCGCTGAGACGACGCCCCAGCCTGAGCGCGAGAGTCCCGAGCCCCCCGCGTCTCCTCCTCCGTCCTGCCGCTCTGCTATCTGTTTCATGACAAGAGTTCTGCATCGCCTCAGAGAGGTGGACGAACACGTATCTGAG AAAAAAGCTCAAACCCAACAAGTTAGGGCGTTTCAGACAAAGAGCATAAAGGAAAAAGCTGTTCACCTTAGTGGACTGCTCTCAGGCGACAGTCCTGACGTTCTCAAG GGAAGTTCGATAAGAAGGACTTTTTCCCAGTCGGCTGACAAGTGCTACTCTTGCTCCAAGCGCGTTTACATGGTTGAGAGGGTCTGTGCCGAGGGGGTCTACTTCCACCGGGAATGTTTCCGGTGCTCCACCTGCAACTGTTCTCTCCCACAGGGAGCGCATGCGTTCAACTCAGAAGAAG gGAAACTCTACTGCAAACTTCATTTTCATCAGCGCAACAATGGGACAAATCTGCGAAGGACTTTTTCTCTACCTCCA AATCGGAATCGAGCTCAGGATCGAATTGCTGCAGAAGGAGAGGGCTCCCAGTCCAGCAGTTCGGCAGAGCTGGAGAGCCCGCCTTCAGCAG CTGACGACTTTTATGAAGCATTTGAAGCACACGGATGGTTAGGAGAAATTACGTTTTGA
- the mical2a gene encoding protein-methionine sulfoxide oxidase MICAL2 isoform X2, translated as MGKMEEESDNVGKLFENFIQASTCKGTLQAFNVLCRRLDLDPANHNTFYSSLKAKVTSWKAKALWSKLDKRISHKEYKKGQACVGTKCLIIGGGPCGLRTAIELALMGAKVVVIEKRDSFSRHNVLHLWPYTIHDLRGLGAKKFYGKFCAGAIDHISIQQLQLILLKVALIVAVEFHINVEFIKLLEPPEDQQNEAIGWRAAIRPADHPVADFEFDVVVGADGRRNTLEGFKRKEFRGKLAIAITANFINRNTTAEAKVEEISGVAFIFNQKFFLDLKEETGIDLENIVYYKDSTHYFVMTAKKQSLLDKKVVINDYMDTQMLLSSENVNQEALLSYAREAADFGTNYQLPTLDYAMNHCGQPDVAMFDFTSMHASENAALVRERYGHQLLVALVGDSLLEPFWPMGTGCARGFLAAFDTAWMVKSWAEGRTVLEVLAERESIYRLLPQTTPENIAKNFDQYTIDPSTRYPNLNSSCVRPHQVRHLYVTGELNSCSLERAATIRRPVNLYRRESEIRPSRLLSWCQKQTEGYRNVSITDLTSSWRSGIALCALIHRFKPQLIDFDSLNEEDHAANLQQAFDISDREFGIRPFTSALDLSAGEELDKTRMIAYLSKFYELFRGTPLPSSDSRRVDENNEEYPSEEVKANNNDLNLALTRKRVPKDEKKSDGTDSMYKRRRRFFYLEEATNMRSNGSSVQHEREPKENKVRSMASQLQAKFENKSSYTFQKAQSDCESLSVLPNLSQIDLRPVGIRSPVLPKPSSMTQFEKSIRKAAEQLANLPPKTLPKPQLRPQPQHPFLVVKLRHVDQTLAETTPQPERESPEPPASPPPSCRSAICFMTRVLHRLREVDEHVSEKKAQTQQVRAFQTKSIKEKAVHLSGLLSGDSPDVLKGSSIRRTFSQSADKCYSCSKRVYMVERVCAEGVYFHRECFRCSTCNCSLPQGAHAFNSEEGKLYCKLHFHQRNNGTNLRRTFSLPPNRNRAQDRIAAEGEGSQSSSSAELESPPSAGTCTSFIKKKLNWSLSVTRAVCNAPWYLSRRARIAAQALAGHLRDNAHDYTLLYELLSMSLPLLFVLQEVLLQMHTETVPDEPSALQPTLLWLQEQIGHRLI; from the exons ATGGgaaagatggaggaggagagcgaCAACGTCGGGAAGCTGTTTGAGAACTTCATCCAGGCCTCCACCTGTAAAGGGACTCTGCAGGCCTTCAACGTCCTCTGCAGACGTTTGGACCTTGATCCGGCGAACCACAACACTTTCTACAGCAGCCTGAAGGCGAAGGTCACCTCTTGGAAGGCCAAAGCACTTTGGAGCAAGTTGGACAAAAGGATATCCCACAAGGAGTACAAGAAAGGTCAAGCTTGTGTGGGGACAAAG TGCCTCATCATCGGAGGAGGTCCGTGTGGCTTGCGGACCGCCATAGAGCTTGCCTTGATGGGTGCCAAGGTGGTGGTGATTGAGAAGAGGGATTCTTTTTCGAGGCACAACGTGCTCCATCTTTGGCCCTACACCATCCATGACCTGCGGGGCCTCGGGGCCAAAAAGTTCTACGGAAAGTTCTGCGCCGGAGCCATCGACCACATCA GCATTCAGCAGTTGCAGCTCATCCTCCTGAAGGTGGCTCTGATCGTCGCTGTGGAGTTTCACATCAACGTGGAGTTTATTAAGCTGCTGGAGCCTCCAGAAGATCAGCAAAACGAAG CGATTGGGTGGAGGGCCGCAATCCGACCTGCGGATCACCCGGTGGCTGACTTTGAGTTTGATGTGGTGGTGGGGGCCGATGGGCGGAGAAACACGCTGGAAG GTTTCAAAAGGAAAGAGTTCAGAGGTAAACTGGCAATCGCCATCACCGCCAACTTTATCAACAGGAACACAACTGCGGAGGCAAAAGTAGAGGAGATCAGCGGAGTGGCCTTCATTTTCAACCAGAAGTTCTTTCTTGACCTCAAAGAAGAGACAG GCATTGATCTGGAGAACATCGTCTATTACAAGGACAGCACACATTACTTCGTCATGACGGCAAAGAAACAAAGTCTGCTGGACAAAAAAGTGGTCATCAAT GATTACATGGACACTCAGATGCTGCTGAGCAGTGAAAATGTCAACCAGGAAGCCCTTCTGAGCTACGCCCGAGAAGCTGCTGACTTTGGCACCAACTACCAACTTCCCACCCTCGATTACGCCATGAATCACTGCGGGCAGCCAGATGTGGCCATGTTTGACTTCACAAGCATGCATGCGTCCGAGAACGCCGCTCTGGTCAGGGAGAGATACGGACACCAGCTGCTGGTGGCGCTAGTTGGCGACAGTCTGTTGGAG CCCTTCTGGCCAATGGGGACTGGTTGTGCCAGAGGTTTCCTGGCTGCGTTCGACACGGCCTGGATGGTAAAGAGCTGGGCTGAAGGTCGGACGGTTCTGGAAGTTCTGGCAGAAAG GGAGAGTATTTATCGACTTCTGCCACAAACTACTCCAGAAAACATTGCCAAAAACTTTGACCAGTACACCATAGACCCTTCAACTCGATACCCCAACCTCAACTCCTCTTGCGTTAGGCCTCACCAA gtgcGTCATCTGTACGTCACTGGAGAGCTAAATTCCTGCTCCCTGGAGCGTGCTGCTACCATACGACGGCCTGTCAATCTCTACAGACGAG AGTCTGAGATCCGGCCGTCGCGGCTCCTTTCCTGGTGCCAGAAACAGACCGAGGGCTACAGGAATGTCTCCATCACAGACCTGACGTCGTCTTGGAGAAGCGGCATCGCCCTGTGTGCCCTCATTCACAGATTTAAACCCCAGCTGAT AGACTTTGACTCTTTAAATGAGGAAGACCACGCCGCGAACCTCCAGCAAGCTTTCGACATCAGCGATCGGGAGTTCGGGATTCGCCCGTTCACTTCTGCTTTGGACTTGAGCGCCGGTGAGGAGCTGGACAAAACCAGGATGATCGCTTACCTGTCGAAGTTCTACGAACTTTTCCGTGGGACTCCTCTACCTTCGTCGG ATTCCAGAAGAGTGgatgaaaacaatgaagaaTATCCCTCAGAGGAAGTCAAAGCTAATAATAATGATCTCAATCTTGCACTGACAAGGAAGCGGGTGCCAAAG GATGAGAAGAAGTCGGACGGTACAGACTCCATGTACAAAAGGAGGCGAAGGTTCTTCTACCTGGAGGAG GCCACTAACATGCGTAGTAACGGCTCATCAGTCCAACACGAACGGGAacccaaagaaaacaaagttcgCTCAATGGCTTCGCAGCTACAGGCCAAGtttgaaaacaagagcagctaCACGTTTCAAAAAGCACAG TCAGACTGTGAGTCGCTCTCGGTGCTCCCTAATCTTAGTCAGATTGATCTTCGGCCTGTTGGGATCAGGTCTCCGGTCCTACCTAAGCCGTCTTCGATGACACAG tttgaaaaaagtATCAGAAAAGCGGCTGAACAGTTAGCCAACCTTCCTCCAAAGACTCTGCCAAAACCCCAGCTCCGTCCTCAGCCCCAGCATCCATTTTTAGTCGTGAAGCTCAGACATGTTGATCAAACTCTCGCTGAGACGACGCCCCAGCCTGAGCGCGAGAGTCCCGAGCCCCCCGCGTCTCCTCCTCCGTCCTGCCGCTCTGCTATCTGTTTCATGACAAGAGTTCTGCATCGCCTCAGAGAGGTGGACGAACACGTATCTGAG AAAAAAGCTCAAACCCAACAAGTTAGGGCGTTTCAGACAAAGAGCATAAAGGAAAAAGCTGTTCACCTTAGTGGACTGCTCTCAGGCGACAGTCCTGACGTTCTCAAG GGAAGTTCGATAAGAAGGACTTTTTCCCAGTCGGCTGACAAGTGCTACTCTTGCTCCAAGCGCGTTTACATGGTTGAGAGGGTCTGTGCCGAGGGGGTCTACTTCCACCGGGAATGTTTCCGGTGCTCCACCTGCAACTGTTCTCTCCCACAGGGAGCGCATGCGTTCAACTCAGAAGAAG gGAAACTCTACTGCAAACTTCATTTTCATCAGCGCAACAATGGGACAAATCTGCGAAGGACTTTTTCTCTACCTCCA AATCGGAATCGAGCTCAGGATCGAATTGCTGCAGAAGGAGAGGGCTCCCAGTCCAGCAGTTCGGCAGAGCTGGAGAGCCCGCCTTCAGCAGGTACCTGCACTTCGTTCATAAAGAAAAAGCTGAACTGGTCGCTGAGTGTGACGCGCGCCGTCTGTAACGCCCCCTGGTATCTGTCTCGCCGCGCTCGCATCGCAGCACAGGCCCTCGCCGGCCACCTGAGAGACAACGCCCATGACTACACGTTACTGTATGAGCTACTGAGCATGAGCTTGCCcctgttgtttgttttgcaagaGGTTCTGCTGCAGATGCACACTGAGACTGTTCCCGATGAGCCGAGCGCCTTGCAACCCACGCTGCTTTGGCTGCAAGAGCAGATCGGGCACAGGCTCATCTAG
- the mical2a gene encoding protein-methionine sulfoxide oxidase mical2b isoform X3: MGKMEEESDNVGKLFENFIQASTCKGTLQAFNVLCRRLDLDPANHNTFYSSLKAKVTSWKAKALWSKLDKRISHKEYKKGQACVGTKCLIIGGGPCGLRTAIELALMGAKVVVIEKRDSFSRHNVLHLWPYTIHDLRGLGAKKFYGKFCAGAIDHISIQQLQLILLKVALIVAVEFHINVEFIKLLEPPEDQQNEAIGWRAAIRPADHPVADFEFDVVVGADGRRNTLEGFKRKEFRGKLAIAITANFINRNTTAEAKVEEISGVAFIFNQKFFLDLKEETGIDLENIVYYKDSTHYFVMTAKKQSLLDKKVVINDYMDTQMLLSSENVNQEALLSYAREAADFGTNYQLPTLDYAMNHCGQPDVAMFDFTSMHASENAALVRERYGHQLLVALVGDSLLEPFWPMGTGCARGFLAAFDTAWMVKSWAEGRTVLEVLAERESIYRLLPQTTPENIAKNFDQYTIDPSTRYPNLNSSCVRPHQVRHLYVTGELNSCSLERAATIRRPVNLYRRESEIRPSRLLSWCQKQTEGYRNVSITDLTSSWRSGIALCALIHRFKPQLIDFDSLNEEDHAANLQQAFDISDREFGIRPFTSALDLSAGEELDKTRMIAYLSKFYELFRGTPLPSSADSRRVDENNEEYPSEEVKANNNDLNLALTRKRVPKDEKKSDGTDSMYKRRRRFFYLEEATNMRSNGSSVQHEREPKENKVRSMASQLQAKFENKSSYTFQKAQSDCESLSVLPNLSQIDLRPVGIRSPVLPKPSSMTQFEKSIRKAAEQLANLPPKTLPKPQLRPQPQHPFLVVKLRHVDQTLAETTPQPERESPEPPASPPPSCRSAICFMTRVLHRLREVDEHVSEGSSIRRTFSQSADKCYSCSKRVYMVERVCAEGVYFHRECFRCSTCNCSLPQGAHAFNSEEGKLYCKLHFHQRNNGTNLRRTFSLPPNRNRAQDRIAAEGEGSQSSSSAELESPPSAGTCTSFIKKKLNWSLSVTRAVCNAPWYLSRRARIAAQALAGHLRDNAHDYTLLYELLSMSLPLLFVLQEVLLQMHTETVPDEPSALQPTLLWLQEQIGHRLI; encoded by the exons ATGGgaaagatggaggaggagagcgaCAACGTCGGGAAGCTGTTTGAGAACTTCATCCAGGCCTCCACCTGTAAAGGGACTCTGCAGGCCTTCAACGTCCTCTGCAGACGTTTGGACCTTGATCCGGCGAACCACAACACTTTCTACAGCAGCCTGAAGGCGAAGGTCACCTCTTGGAAGGCCAAAGCACTTTGGAGCAAGTTGGACAAAAGGATATCCCACAAGGAGTACAAGAAAGGTCAAGCTTGTGTGGGGACAAAG TGCCTCATCATCGGAGGAGGTCCGTGTGGCTTGCGGACCGCCATAGAGCTTGCCTTGATGGGTGCCAAGGTGGTGGTGATTGAGAAGAGGGATTCTTTTTCGAGGCACAACGTGCTCCATCTTTGGCCCTACACCATCCATGACCTGCGGGGCCTCGGGGCCAAAAAGTTCTACGGAAAGTTCTGCGCCGGAGCCATCGACCACATCA GCATTCAGCAGTTGCAGCTCATCCTCCTGAAGGTGGCTCTGATCGTCGCTGTGGAGTTTCACATCAACGTGGAGTTTATTAAGCTGCTGGAGCCTCCAGAAGATCAGCAAAACGAAG CGATTGGGTGGAGGGCCGCAATCCGACCTGCGGATCACCCGGTGGCTGACTTTGAGTTTGATGTGGTGGTGGGGGCCGATGGGCGGAGAAACACGCTGGAAG GTTTCAAAAGGAAAGAGTTCAGAGGTAAACTGGCAATCGCCATCACCGCCAACTTTATCAACAGGAACACAACTGCGGAGGCAAAAGTAGAGGAGATCAGCGGAGTGGCCTTCATTTTCAACCAGAAGTTCTTTCTTGACCTCAAAGAAGAGACAG GCATTGATCTGGAGAACATCGTCTATTACAAGGACAGCACACATTACTTCGTCATGACGGCAAAGAAACAAAGTCTGCTGGACAAAAAAGTGGTCATCAAT GATTACATGGACACTCAGATGCTGCTGAGCAGTGAAAATGTCAACCAGGAAGCCCTTCTGAGCTACGCCCGAGAAGCTGCTGACTTTGGCACCAACTACCAACTTCCCACCCTCGATTACGCCATGAATCACTGCGGGCAGCCAGATGTGGCCATGTTTGACTTCACAAGCATGCATGCGTCCGAGAACGCCGCTCTGGTCAGGGAGAGATACGGACACCAGCTGCTGGTGGCGCTAGTTGGCGACAGTCTGTTGGAG CCCTTCTGGCCAATGGGGACTGGTTGTGCCAGAGGTTTCCTGGCTGCGTTCGACACGGCCTGGATGGTAAAGAGCTGGGCTGAAGGTCGGACGGTTCTGGAAGTTCTGGCAGAAAG GGAGAGTATTTATCGACTTCTGCCACAAACTACTCCAGAAAACATTGCCAAAAACTTTGACCAGTACACCATAGACCCTTCAACTCGATACCCCAACCTCAACTCCTCTTGCGTTAGGCCTCACCAA gtgcGTCATCTGTACGTCACTGGAGAGCTAAATTCCTGCTCCCTGGAGCGTGCTGCTACCATACGACGGCCTGTCAATCTCTACAGACGAG AGTCTGAGATCCGGCCGTCGCGGCTCCTTTCCTGGTGCCAGAAACAGACCGAGGGCTACAGGAATGTCTCCATCACAGACCTGACGTCGTCTTGGAGAAGCGGCATCGCCCTGTGTGCCCTCATTCACAGATTTAAACCCCAGCTGAT AGACTTTGACTCTTTAAATGAGGAAGACCACGCCGCGAACCTCCAGCAAGCTTTCGACATCAGCGATCGGGAGTTCGGGATTCGCCCGTTCACTTCTGCTTTGGACTTGAGCGCCGGTGAGGAGCTGGACAAAACCAGGATGATCGCTTACCTGTCGAAGTTCTACGAACTTTTCCGTGGGACTCCTCTACCTTCGTCGG CAGATTCCAGAAGAGTGgatgaaaacaatgaagaaTATCCCTCAGAGGAAGTCAAAGCTAATAATAATGATCTCAATCTTGCACTGACAAGGAAGCGGGTGCCAAAG GATGAGAAGAAGTCGGACGGTACAGACTCCATGTACAAAAGGAGGCGAAGGTTCTTCTACCTGGAGGAG GCCACTAACATGCGTAGTAACGGCTCATCAGTCCAACACGAACGGGAacccaaagaaaacaaagttcgCTCAATGGCTTCGCAGCTACAGGCCAAGtttgaaaacaagagcagctaCACGTTTCAAAAAGCACAG TCAGACTGTGAGTCGCTCTCGGTGCTCCCTAATCTTAGTCAGATTGATCTTCGGCCTGTTGGGATCAGGTCTCCGGTCCTACCTAAGCCGTCTTCGATGACACAG tttgaaaaaagtATCAGAAAAGCGGCTGAACAGTTAGCCAACCTTCCTCCAAAGACTCTGCCAAAACCCCAGCTCCGTCCTCAGCCCCAGCATCCATTTTTAGTCGTGAAGCTCAGACATGTTGATCAAACTCTCGCTGAGACGACGCCCCAGCCTGAGCGCGAGAGTCCCGAGCCCCCCGCGTCTCCTCCTCCGTCCTGCCGCTCTGCTATCTGTTTCATGACAAGAGTTCTGCATCGCCTCAGAGAGGTGGACGAACACGTATCTGAG GGAAGTTCGATAAGAAGGACTTTTTCCCAGTCGGCTGACAAGTGCTACTCTTGCTCCAAGCGCGTTTACATGGTTGAGAGGGTCTGTGCCGAGGGGGTCTACTTCCACCGGGAATGTTTCCGGTGCTCCACCTGCAACTGTTCTCTCCCACAGGGAGCGCATGCGTTCAACTCAGAAGAAG gGAAACTCTACTGCAAACTTCATTTTCATCAGCGCAACAATGGGACAAATCTGCGAAGGACTTTTTCTCTACCTCCA AATCGGAATCGAGCTCAGGATCGAATTGCTGCAGAAGGAGAGGGCTCCCAGTCCAGCAGTTCGGCAGAGCTGGAGAGCCCGCCTTCAGCAGGTACCTGCACTTCGTTCATAAAGAAAAAGCTGAACTGGTCGCTGAGTGTGACGCGCGCCGTCTGTAACGCCCCCTGGTATCTGTCTCGCCGCGCTCGCATCGCAGCACAGGCCCTCGCCGGCCACCTGAGAGACAACGCCCATGACTACACGTTACTGTATGAGCTACTGAGCATGAGCTTGCCcctgttgtttgttttgcaagaGGTTCTGCTGCAGATGCACACTGAGACTGTTCCCGATGAGCCGAGCGCCTTGCAACCCACGCTGCTTTGGCTGCAAGAGCAGATCGGGCACAGGCTCATCTAG